The Lysobacter sp. genome includes a window with the following:
- the gspD gene encoding type II secretion system secretin GspD, which yields MNLRSTAHVFFAAAFATMLAGCATGPVPIVQRNANRHADRAVGSDAQTGADQAVRSEPLEAADDTDGDSGEGGKADGRPRAQIRRGNGRVINSSAATAPLPDIGATTGEARFNFEGESLHAVVKAILGDMLGQNYTIAPNVQGTVTYSTPKPVSSAQALSVLEMILGWNNARMIYSDGRYSIVASDQALGTGVVTPRGGSPDSARGFESRVVPLRFISATEMEKLLKPYARPNAIVTVDAGRNLLTIVGSRAELESYLRTIEIFDVDWMASMSVGVFPLQSSKATKVVQDLEKVFGEQSKSPVAGMFRFMPLDGANAVLAITSQADYLDDIEQWIDRIDGAGEGVKLHSYELKYITAKDLGERLSEVFGGGGGNRSGGNDGGGYSLIPGGQGNVIGSGGDGKDGGYDGGGINAGGGSGSSGLGGGSLSLNAAQGGSGSVVIEVGGDKVAVSAIEENNTLLVRATGSAWRSILDVIEKLDVLPLQVHIETQVAEVTLAGELAYGVNWYLEKATTDNGLPDLTGPSIPPKWSTLGASIGGVNGQGLAWTLIQNDAAAVITALDKVTDVRLLQTGSVLTKNNSEATLNVGSRIPITTVSINPILGSNNTTSSVQYLDTGVILKVRPRVTKDGTVFLDIVQEVSSPGSDADVNGNVRINTRRLKTEAVTSSGDTVLLAGLIQDGTTRGSSGLPGLTRIPVIGALFGRQSSNQSRTEVVILITATIMRNQQELRSLTDDYSRRFRAMEPMGKPKPPAAQPHR from the coding sequence ATGAATCTCCGATCCACCGCTCACGTCTTTTTCGCCGCCGCTTTCGCCACGATGCTGGCCGGGTGCGCCACCGGGCCCGTACCGATCGTGCAGCGCAACGCCAACCGGCATGCGGACCGTGCCGTCGGGAGCGATGCGCAGACCGGCGCCGACCAGGCCGTGCGCAGCGAACCGCTGGAGGCCGCCGATGACACGGACGGGGATTCGGGCGAAGGCGGGAAGGCGGACGGTCGTCCGCGCGCGCAGATCCGTCGCGGCAATGGCCGCGTCATCAACAGCTCCGCCGCCACCGCGCCGCTGCCCGACATCGGCGCGACCACCGGCGAAGCGCGTTTCAATTTCGAAGGCGAATCGCTGCACGCGGTGGTCAAGGCGATCCTCGGCGACATGCTCGGCCAGAACTACACCATCGCGCCGAACGTGCAGGGCACCGTCACTTATTCCACGCCCAAGCCGGTCAGTTCCGCGCAGGCGCTGTCGGTGCTGGAAATGATCCTCGGCTGGAACAATGCGCGGATGATCTACAGCGATGGCCGCTACAGCATCGTCGCGTCCGACCAGGCGCTGGGCACCGGCGTGGTCACGCCGCGCGGCGGTTCGCCGGACAGCGCCCGCGGCTTCGAGTCGCGGGTGGTGCCGTTGCGCTTCATCTCGGCCACCGAGATGGAGAAACTGCTCAAACCCTATGCGCGCCCCAATGCCATCGTCACCGTCGACGCCGGCCGCAATCTGCTGACCATCGTCGGCAGCCGCGCGGAACTCGAAAGCTATCTGCGCACGATCGAGATCTTCGACGTCGACTGGATGGCCAGCATGTCGGTCGGCGTGTTTCCGCTGCAGTCCAGCAAGGCCACCAAGGTCGTGCAGGATCTCGAGAAAGTGTTCGGCGAACAGAGCAAATCGCCGGTCGCGGGGATGTTCCGCTTCATGCCGCTGGACGGCGCCAACGCGGTGCTGGCGATCACTTCGCAGGCCGATTATCTCGACGACATCGAGCAGTGGATCGACCGGATCGATGGTGCGGGCGAGGGCGTGAAGCTGCATTCCTACGAACTCAAATACATCACCGCGAAAGATCTCGGCGAGCGTCTCAGCGAAGTCTTCGGCGGCGGTGGCGGCAATCGCAGCGGCGGCAACGACGGTGGCGGTTATTCGCTGATCCCGGGCGGCCAGGGCAATGTCATCGGCAGCGGCGGCGACGGCAAGGACGGCGGCTACGACGGCGGCGGCATCAATGCCGGCGGCGGTAGCGGCAGCAGCGGTCTCGGCGGCGGCTCGCTTTCGCTGAATGCGGCCCAGGGCGGTAGTGGCAGCGTGGTCATCGAAGTCGGCGGCGACAAGGTCGCGGTGTCCGCGATCGAAGAAAACAACACGCTGCTGGTGCGCGCGACCGGTTCGGCCTGGCGCTCGATCCTCGACGTGATCGAAAAACTCGACGTGTTGCCATTGCAGGTGCATATCGAAACGCAGGTGGCCGAAGTCACGCTCGCCGGCGAGTTGGCCTACGGTGTGAACTGGTACCTCGAAAAAGCGACCACCGACAATGGCCTTCCGGATCTGACCGGCCCCAGCATTCCGCCGAAGTGGAGCACGCTCGGCGCCAGCATCGGCGGCGTGAACGGCCAGGGATTGGCTTGGACGCTGATCCAGAACGATGCCGCCGCGGTGATCACGGCGCTGGACAAGGTCACCGACGTGCGCCTGTTGCAGACCGGTTCGGTGCTGACGAAGAACAATTCCGAAGCCACGCTCAACGTCGGCAGTCGCATCCCGATCACGACCGTGTCGATCAATCCGATCCTCGGCAGCAACAACACCACCAGTTCGGTGCAGTACCTCGACACCGGCGTGATCCTCAAAGTGCGTCCACGCGTCACCAAGGACGGCACGGTCTTCCTCGACATCGTGCAGGAAGTGAGCTCGCCGGGCTCGGATGCCGACGTCAACGGCAACGTGCGGATCAATACGCGCCGGCTGAAGACCGAAGCGGTCACCAGCAGCGGCGACACGGTCCTGCTGGCCGGGCTGATTCAGGACGGCACCACGCGCGGCTCGTCCGGCCTGCCGGGTTTGACCCGGATCCCGGTCATCGGCGCGCTGTTCGGTCGCCAATCCTCCAACCAGAGCCGGACCGAAGTGGTGATCCTGATCACCGCGACGATCATGCGCAACCAGCAGGAACTGCGCTCGTTGACCGACGACTACTCGCGCCGTTTCCGCGCGATGGAACCGATGGGCAAGCCGAAGCCACCGGCCGCGCAGCCGCATCGCTGA
- a CDS encoding general secretion pathway protein GspM has product MTSIPNRERWLALGLLAAVLLVAYFLLLHPWWTVPMLDLQTRIDGLQERDARARATLAQAPEIRKRLASVREEAARIPGFMREASTELATASLIQRLETAVQEASPKNRSCAIQTRSPMTEPRKERFARAVVQVRLRCGTPELAMVLHSLESGSPRLFVDNLNATAQRFYFTPDQAPSSGGLDVSFDLYGYVAPTAGGPADARR; this is encoded by the coding sequence ATGACCTCGATCCCCAATCGCGAACGCTGGCTGGCGCTCGGGCTGCTGGCGGCGGTGCTGCTGGTCGCCTACTTCCTGCTGCTGCATCCCTGGTGGACGGTGCCGATGCTCGACCTGCAGACGCGGATCGATGGTCTGCAGGAGCGCGACGCGCGTGCCCGCGCCACCTTGGCGCAGGCCCCCGAGATCCGCAAACGCCTCGCTTCGGTGCGCGAAGAAGCGGCACGGATTCCCGGTTTCATGCGCGAGGCCAGCACCGAGCTGGCGACCGCCTCGCTGATCCAGCGGCTGGAAACCGCGGTGCAGGAAGCCAGCCCCAAGAACCGCAGTTGCGCGATCCAGACCCGTTCACCGATGACCGAGCCGCGCAAGGAGCGCTTCGCGCGCGCGGTGGTGCAGGTGCGTTTGCGCTGCGGCACGCCGGAACTGGCGATGGTGCTGCATTCGCTCGAAAGCGGCTCGCCGCGTCTGTTCGTGGACAACCTCAACGCCACCGCGCAGCGTTTCTATTTCACGCCGGACCAGGCGCCGTCCAGCGGCGGCCTGGACGTGAGCTTCGATCTGTACGGCTATGTCGCCCCCACCGCAGGAGGCCCCGCCGATGCGCGCCGATAG
- a CDS encoding general secretion pathway protein GspL — MPARAASKSPQPRFSRAWPGLRGFWAWWLTALGSWLPPRLRAVFGLAQQRLLLRHEGETLSLALTLPVQPGEASIRELAELPWDAASAGDEPLRQLLVSRINSLPRWLLLSGRGGLRRRLSLPAAAADRLREVLGFEIDRQTPFTLDEVYYDARLLGRRGDGQIDAELIVVPRASLEHALDALGAPLRATLAGVDMADADGLPLGINLLPGAQRRHRRDPRAAWNIGLAIVALVALGAGLWQILTNREDAADAFEVQAKSRSQQAQKVSAEKKQLVDLVEGLRFLQQTRSGRPSTVEVLDELTRRLPDSTYIEKVSIEGERVMIIGLSSEAPRLVERLQTSKLWHSMNLTGALLPDPAKGKDRFTLAAELTIAPSAKAKPERRAAANPAGEP; from the coding sequence ATGCCCGCCCGGGCAGCGTCGAAGTCCCCTCAGCCCCGGTTCTCCCGGGCGTGGCCCGGACTGCGCGGCTTCTGGGCCTGGTGGCTCACGGCACTGGGCAGCTGGCTGCCACCGCGACTGCGGGCGGTGTTCGGCCTGGCGCAGCAGCGCCTGCTGTTGCGTCATGAGGGCGAGACGCTGTCGTTGGCGCTGACCTTGCCGGTACAGCCCGGAGAAGCCTCGATCCGCGAACTGGCCGAGCTGCCGTGGGATGCCGCATCCGCGGGCGACGAACCCTTGCGCCAGTTGCTGGTGTCGCGCATCAACAGCCTCCCGCGCTGGCTGCTGTTGTCCGGCCGCGGCGGACTGCGCCGCCGTCTTTCGCTGCCCGCTGCCGCTGCCGACCGGCTGCGCGAAGTGCTCGGTTTCGAAATCGACCGGCAGACGCCTTTCACGCTCGACGAGGTCTATTACGACGCCCGGCTGCTGGGTCGTCGCGGCGATGGCCAGATCGACGCAGAGCTCATCGTGGTGCCGCGCGCCAGCCTCGAACATGCGCTCGATGCCCTGGGGGCGCCGCTGCGCGCCACCTTGGCCGGGGTCGATATGGCCGATGCCGACGGCCTGCCGCTGGGCATCAATCTGCTGCCGGGCGCCCAGCGCCGCCATCGCCGCGATCCGCGCGCGGCCTGGAACATCGGTCTGGCGATCGTCGCCCTGGTGGCGCTCGGGGCCGGCCTGTGGCAGATCCTCACCAATCGTGAAGACGCAGCCGATGCCTTCGAGGTCCAGGCCAAGAGCCGCAGCCAGCAGGCGCAGAAAGTGTCCGCCGAGAAAAAACAGCTGGTCGATCTGGTCGAAGGTCTGCGTTTCCTGCAGCAGACCCGCAGCGGGCGTCCCAGCACGGTCGAAGTGCTGGACGAACTGACCCGTCGATTGCCCGACAGCACCTACATCGAGAAAGTGTCGATCGAGGGCGAACGGGTGATGATCATCGGATTGAGCTCCGAAGCGCCACGCTTGGTCGAACGGCTGCAGACGTCCAAGCTGTGGCATTCGATGAATCTGACCGGCGCGCTCTTGCCCGATCCCGCCAAGGGCAAGGATCGCTTCACGCTTGCCGCCGAATTGACCATCGCACCGTCGGCCAAGGCCAAACCCGAACGCCGGGCCGCCGCGAATCCGGCGGGCGAACCATGA
- a CDS encoding general secretion pathway protein GspK: protein MRAGARRPRIASRGAALLLVLWLIAMLTAVVGAFALTARIEYMQGRVLSHGVVADQAARAGLEYAMTRVVDLDQARQWLPDGRDYNWQFGGAEIVITIVDESGKVDINAADLDLMAGLIMAVGVEREPARKIAAAIMDWRDPDTLTQAEGGAEDADYSADERPYGAKDAPFETVAELQLVLGMTPELFEKLAPHLTVYSGQGRPTEQYASAEVLQALGVDPERTLAERRRPRLPGETGSLVGVGTGTYSIDSRARLRDGRVSVLRAVVRAGNSGLPGSAYTPLRWEEGAVVRPSKPGS, encoded by the coding sequence ATGCGAGCCGGCGCTCGGCGGCCACGCATCGCTTCGCGCGGCGCGGCGCTGCTGCTGGTGCTGTGGTTGATCGCGATGTTGACCGCAGTGGTCGGCGCGTTCGCACTGACCGCGCGGATCGAATACATGCAGGGCCGGGTCCTGAGCCACGGCGTGGTGGCGGACCAGGCCGCGCGCGCCGGCCTGGAATACGCGATGACCCGGGTGGTCGATCTCGACCAGGCCCGGCAGTGGCTACCCGATGGCCGCGACTACAACTGGCAATTCGGCGGCGCCGAGATCGTCATCACCATCGTCGACGAGTCCGGCAAGGTCGACATCAACGCCGCCGATCTCGATCTGATGGCCGGCTTGATCATGGCGGTCGGCGTGGAGCGCGAGCCGGCGCGCAAGATCGCCGCCGCGATCATGGACTGGCGCGATCCCGACACGCTGACCCAGGCCGAAGGCGGGGCCGAAGACGCCGACTACAGTGCGGACGAGCGGCCTTACGGCGCCAAGGATGCGCCGTTCGAGACCGTGGCCGAGCTGCAGCTGGTGCTGGGCATGACCCCGGAACTGTTCGAGAAACTTGCGCCGCACCTGACGGTCTACAGCGGGCAGGGTCGTCCCACGGAGCAATATGCAAGCGCGGAAGTGCTGCAGGCGCTGGGGGTCGATCCGGAGCGTACCTTGGCCGAACGGCGGCGTCCGCGCCTGCCGGGTGAGACCGGTTCTCTCGTCGGTGTCGGCACGGGCACGTATAGTATCGACAGCCGGGCGCGGTTGCGTGACGGGCGCGTATCGGTTCTGCGCGCCGTCGTGCGCGCCGGCAACAGCGGACTGCCGGGCTCTGCCTACACGCCGCTGCGCTGGGAAGAGGGGGCCGTCGTACGGCCGTCCAAGCCCGGCTCATGA
- a CDS encoding prepilin-type N-terminal cleavage/methylation domain-containing protein, which yields MHRRLPRSARAASGFTLIEILVATILLAAAMTLGFATLRAASAAATRGEVTAQRNERMRAVEGFLRRRIASALPIAFDVNESTGSPLRFLGEPDRIRFVADLPAYLGRGGPHLHDITVVDDGEGVRLQADFAVVLANEVNAERDPRPPELLAGGLREVKISYRALDAQNRIGDWEEVWSQGDRMPLQVKIEIVDGRGDRWPPMVVSLPQAASFGGVSQVPI from the coding sequence ATGCATCGACGGCTGCCGCGATCCGCACGCGCGGCCTCCGGATTCACCCTGATCGAAATCCTGGTCGCCACCATCCTGCTGGCCGCAGCGATGACGCTGGGCTTCGCCACGCTGCGCGCCGCGTCCGCCGCTGCCACCCGTGGCGAGGTCACCGCGCAGCGCAACGAGCGCATGCGCGCGGTCGAGGGCTTCCTGCGCAGGCGCATCGCTTCGGCGTTGCCGATCGCATTCGACGTGAACGAAAGCACCGGCTCGCCGCTGCGTTTCCTCGGCGAGCCCGACCGCATCCGTTTCGTCGCTGATCTGCCGGCGTATCTCGGCCGTGGCGGGCCTCATCTGCACGACATCACCGTGGTGGACGATGGCGAAGGCGTCCGCCTGCAGGCCGACTTCGCGGTGGTGCTGGCGAACGAGGTCAACGCCGAGCGCGATCCGCGTCCGCCGGAGCTGCTGGCCGGCGGCCTGCGCGAGGTCAAGATCAGCTATCGCGCGCTGGACGCGCAGAACCGGATCGGCGATTGGGAAGAGGTGTGGTCGCAGGGCGATCGCATGCCGCTGCAGGTGAAGATCGAGATCGTCGATGGTCGCGGCGACCGTTGGCCGCCGATGGTGGTGTCGCTGCCGCAGGCCGCGAGCTTCGGCGGAGTGTCGCAGGTGCCGATCTGA
- a CDS encoding type II secretion system protein gives MNRLRRTSPASRGQRGYTLIEVVVAFALLAFAMTLLLGSLTNATKQVRASSDFGRAALHAQSLLDQAGVGEALEVGQRDGEIDGGRYRWEMNVAPFRDPSAPPRQPQVLGAPQLLQLELIMRWGKGGPRETLRLQSLRLMTPTDINAVGAIP, from the coding sequence ATGAATCGCCTGCGTCGCACATCGCCGGCATCGCGCGGTCAGCGCGGTTACACGCTGATCGAAGTCGTGGTCGCGTTCGCGCTGCTCGCGTTCGCCATGACGTTGCTGCTCGGTTCGCTCACCAACGCGACGAAGCAGGTGCGTGCGTCGAGCGACTTCGGGCGTGCCGCGCTGCATGCGCAATCGCTGCTGGACCAGGCCGGCGTCGGCGAGGCGCTGGAAGTCGGGCAGCGCGACGGCGAGATCGATGGCGGACGCTATCGCTGGGAAATGAATGTCGCGCCGTTCCGCGACCCCTCTGCGCCACCGCGTCAGCCGCAGGTCCTGGGCGCGCCGCAGTTGCTGCAGTTGGAGCTGATCATGCGCTGGGGCAAGGGTGGCCCGCGCGAAACGCTGCGACTGCAATCGCTGCGCCTGATGACGCCGACCGACATCAACGCTGTCGGAGCGATTCCATGA
- a CDS encoding prepilin-type N-terminal cleavage/methylation domain-containing protein, whose protein sequence is MNRLRARRHATSAPPRRPTSRRLASGAAYGFTLIEILIVVTLIAALTLVLMGAMNGGMDGLKLRSNAKKLVAELRHARAQAISTGTVQRFTVVPEQRTWTGAKSHGGTFPKTLDVTFTGVRQVQSREGEGVILFFEDGASTGGRIQLRVKNAAWNVDVAWLTGEVTLHRGEVER, encoded by the coding sequence ATGAATCGACTCCGCGCCCGGCGCCACGCCACATCGGCCCCGCCGCGAAGACCGACATCGCGCAGGCTGGCCTCGGGCGCAGCGTACGGTTTCACGCTGATCGAGATCCTGATCGTGGTGACCTTGATCGCTGCGCTTACGCTGGTGCTGATGGGTGCGATGAACGGCGGCATGGACGGACTGAAACTCCGCTCGAATGCCAAGAAACTGGTGGCTGAACTGCGTCACGCGCGCGCCCAGGCGATCTCGACCGGCACCGTGCAGCGCTTCACGGTCGTGCCCGAGCAGCGCACCTGGACCGGGGCCAAATCGCATGGCGGCACGTTTCCCAAGACGCTGGATGTGACCTTCACCGGCGTGCGTCAGGTGCAGTCCCGCGAAGGCGAGGGCGTGATCCTGTTTTTCGAGGACGGCGCGTCCACCGGCGGGCGGATCCAACTGCGCGTGAAGAACGCCGCCTGGAACGTCGACGTGGCCTGGCTCACCGGCGAAGTCACGCTGCACAGGGGTGAGGTCGAGCGATGA
- the gspG gene encoding type II secretion system major pseudopilin GspG, with translation MRDPRCFRRSTHRLPSRRLQAGMTLIEIMIVIVLIGGILAVVGGQIMKNKDTANHRLTKVQVETIAASIEQYNSDVGEYPRSLEDLVTDPQIEGWLGPYAKEKDLKDQFKKPLQYTVPGEDSEFDLSSYGKDGQPGGSSVDADIKYEQ, from the coding sequence ATGCGCGACCCACGCTGTTTTCGCCGCTCAACCCACCGTCTCCCGTCGCGTCGCCTGCAGGCCGGCATGACCCTGATCGAAATCATGATCGTCATCGTGCTCATCGGCGGCATTCTTGCGGTGGTCGGTGGCCAGATCATGAAAAACAAGGACACGGCCAATCATCGGCTGACGAAGGTGCAGGTCGAGACGATCGCCGCCAGCATCGAGCAGTACAACTCGGATGTCGGCGAATATCCGCGCAGCCTGGAAGACCTGGTCACCGATCCGCAGATCGAAGGCTGGCTCGGCCCGTACGCCAAGGAAAAAGACCTGAAAGACCAGTTCAAGAAGCCGCTTCAGTACACCGTGCCCGGTGAAGACAGCGAATTCGACCTTTCCAGCTACGGCAAGGACGGCCAGCCCGGCGGCAGCAGCGTCGACGCCGACATCAAGTACGAGCAGTAA
- a CDS encoding type II secretion system F family protein, producing the protein MPLYRYKALNTRGEVLDGQMEAGSDAEVVLRLQEQGHLPMEAVLAAAGGEWALRSLFKPKPFGGARLVQFTQQLATLLGAGQPLDRALSILLELPEDEAARRTILDIRDAVRGGTALSVALERQHGAFSRLYVNMVRAGETGGSLHDTLQRLADYLERSRALRGRVINALIYPAILMTMVSLSLLFLLGYVVPQFNEMYSNLDAELPLFSRIVLGLGLFVRDWWFVVVAIPVVAAWAFARQWRQPGFRARFDDWLLRQKIAGPIVAKMETARLARTLGTLLKNGVPLLTAMGIGGRILGNQALIGDVEAAATDVKNGVGLSTALAKGKRFPRLALQMIQVGEESGALDAMLLKTADTFEGETGQALDRMLALLVPVITVVLAVVIGLVIMAVLLPMYQLSGSI; encoded by the coding sequence ATGCCCCTGTACCGCTACAAAGCCCTGAACACGCGCGGCGAAGTGCTGGACGGCCAGATGGAGGCCGGCAGCGACGCCGAGGTGGTGCTGCGCCTGCAGGAACAGGGGCATCTGCCGATGGAAGCGGTGCTCGCCGCTGCGGGCGGCGAGTGGGCCCTGCGCAGTCTGTTCAAACCCAAACCCTTCGGCGGCGCGCGGCTGGTGCAGTTCACCCAGCAGCTCGCGACCCTGCTCGGCGCCGGCCAGCCGCTGGACCGCGCCCTGTCGATCCTGCTGGAACTGCCCGAGGACGAGGCCGCGCGTCGCACCATCCTCGACATCCGCGACGCGGTGCGTGGCGGCACCGCGCTATCGGTGGCGCTGGAGCGCCAGCACGGCGCGTTCTCGCGGCTGTACGTGAACATGGTGCGCGCCGGCGAAACCGGCGGCAGCCTGCACGACACCCTGCAGCGGCTCGCCGACTATCTCGAGCGCAGCCGCGCGCTGCGCGGCCGGGTCATCAATGCGCTGATCTACCCGGCGATCCTGATGACGATGGTGAGCCTGTCGCTGCTGTTCCTGCTGGGCTATGTGGTGCCGCAGTTCAACGAGATGTACAGCAACCTCGATGCCGAGCTGCCGCTGTTCTCGCGCATCGTGCTGGGGCTGGGACTGTTCGTGCGCGACTGGTGGTTCGTAGTGGTCGCCATTCCTGTCGTGGCCGCATGGGCGTTCGCCCGGCAATGGCGGCAACCCGGCTTCCGCGCGCGCTTCGACGACTGGCTGCTGCGGCAGAAGATCGCCGGGCCGATCGTGGCCAAGATGGAAACCGCGCGGCTGGCGCGCACGCTCGGCACCCTGCTCAAGAATGGCGTGCCGTTGCTCACCGCGATGGGCATCGGTGGTCGCATCCTGGGGAACCAAGCCTTGATCGGCGATGTCGAAGCCGCAGCGACCGATGTCAAGAACGGCGTTGGCCTGTCCACCGCGCTCGCCAAGGGCAAGCGGTTCCCGCGGCTGGCGCTGCAGATGATCCAGGTCGGCGAGGAGTCCGGCGCGCTCGACGCCATGCTGCTGAAGACCGCGGACACCTTCGAGGGCGAAACCGGCCAGGCACTGGACCGCATGCTGGCGCTGCTGGTGCCGGTGATCACGGTGGTATTGGCGGTGGTGATCGGGCTGGTGATCATGGCCGTGCTGCTGCCGATGTACCAGCTCAGCGGTTCCATATGA
- the gspE gene encoding type II secretion system ATPase GspE — translation MQPTEEQITLPPASDGERIVAALIDKGRLKEADLVRAQRLQEETGSELLALIARLGLVSERDHAEACAEVLGLPLVAIKELPDLPPEGVDLSLKFMKQFAAVPVGESDAHVAVLMADAQDIYTLDAIRLATHREVRPLVGLRSEIGDLIERWHGQGRSAMGAIVETAEGETGDVDDVEHLRDLASEAPVIRLVNLIIQRAVELRASDIHIEPFENRLKVRYRIDGVLEEGESPPANLTAAVISRVKIMAKLNIAERRLPQDGRIMLRVQGKELDLRVSTVPTAHGESVVMRLLDRETVVFDFHKLGFTDDFLPQFQQVLKQPHGIMLVTGPTGSGKTTTLYTALSKLNTPDVKIITVEDPVEYQIEGINQIQAKPQIGLDFAHALRSIVRQDPDIIMIGEMRDLETCKIAIQSALTGHLVLSTLHTNNASGGITRLLDMGVEDYLLTSTINGILAQRLVRKLEPTHAERYEPSPEEIEKFSLRRYQPEGTIHLYRPRGSAIAPTGYLGRTTIVEFLVMNDEIRRAVMRHAGMGELEQLAKQSGMRTMYEDGIIKALAGKTTLEEVLRVTEDA, via the coding sequence ATGCAGCCAACCGAAGAGCAGATCACCTTGCCGCCGGCCTCCGATGGTGAACGGATCGTCGCTGCGTTGATCGACAAGGGGCGCTTGAAAGAAGCCGACCTCGTACGTGCGCAGCGCCTGCAGGAGGAAACCGGCAGCGAATTGCTGGCGCTGATCGCCCGCCTCGGGCTGGTCTCCGAGCGCGATCACGCCGAGGCCTGCGCCGAGGTGCTGGGGCTGCCGCTGGTGGCGATCAAGGAATTGCCCGACCTGCCGCCGGAAGGGGTCGATCTCAGCCTGAAGTTCATGAAGCAGTTCGCGGCGGTGCCGGTGGGCGAGAGCGACGCGCATGTCGCCGTGCTCATGGCCGACGCGCAGGACATCTATACCCTCGACGCGATCCGGCTCGCCACCCACCGCGAGGTACGGCCGCTGGTCGGACTGCGCTCGGAGATCGGCGACCTGATCGAACGCTGGCACGGCCAGGGCCGCAGCGCGATGGGCGCGATCGTGGAGACCGCCGAAGGCGAAACCGGCGATGTCGACGATGTCGAGCATCTGCGCGACCTCGCCTCGGAAGCCCCGGTCATCCGGCTGGTGAATCTGATCATCCAGCGCGCGGTCGAATTGCGCGCCTCGGACATCCACATCGAGCCGTTCGAGAACCGCCTGAAGGTGCGCTACCGCATCGACGGTGTGCTGGAAGAGGGCGAAAGCCCGCCGGCCAATCTCACCGCAGCGGTCATTTCGCGCGTGAAGATCATGGCCAAGCTCAACATCGCCGAGCGCCGCCTGCCGCAGGACGGCCGGATCATGCTGCGGGTGCAGGGCAAGGAACTCGATCTGCGCGTGAGCACGGTACCGACCGCGCACGGCGAATCGGTGGTCATGCGTCTGCTCGACCGCGAGACCGTGGTCTTCGATTTCCACAAGCTGGGCTTCACCGACGACTTCCTGCCGCAGTTCCAGCAAGTGTTGAAGCAGCCGCACGGGATCATGCTGGTGACCGGCCCCACCGGTTCGGGCAAGACCACCACGCTCTACACCGCGCTGTCCAAGCTCAACACCCCCGACGTGAAGATCATCACCGTCGAGGACCCGGTCGAATACCAGATCGAGGGCATCAACCAGATCCAGGCCAAGCCGCAGATCGGGCTGGATTTCGCCCATGCCCTGCGCAGCATCGTGCGCCAGGACCCCGACATCATCATGATCGGCGAAATGCGCGATCTGGAAACCTGCAAGATCGCGATCCAGTCGGCGCTCACCGGCCATCTCGTGCTGAGCACGCTGCACACCAACAACGCTTCCGGCGGTATCACCCGCCTGCTCGACATGGGCGTCGAGGACTATCTGCTGACCTCGACCATCAACGGCATCCTCGCCCAGCGTCTGGTGCGCAAGCTGGAGCCGACCCATGCCGAACGCTACGAACCTTCGCCCGAAGAGATCGAGAAATTCAGCCTGCGCCGCTACCAGCCCGAAGGCACGATCCATCTGTACCGCCCGCGCGGTTCCGCGATCGCGCCGACCGGCTACCTCGGCCGCACCACCATCGTGGAATTCCTGGTGATGAACGACGAGATCCGCCGCGCGGTGATGCGCCATGCCGGCATGGGCGAACTCGAACAACTGGCGAAACAGTCCGGCATGCGCACCATGTACGAAGACGGCATCATCAAGGCGCTGGCCGGCAAGACCACGCTCGAAGAAGTCCTGCGCGTGACGGAGGATGCCTGA